One genomic region from Spirosoma sp. KCTC 42546 encodes:
- a CDS encoding DUF6728 family protein produces the protein MNRFIDYLKIGPVFSYFLRVFRKPDPNQPTSVNLRMMHGINRISIVMFLFAVIVYTVRHCVR, from the coding sequence GTGAACAGATTCATCGATTACCTCAAAATTGGGCCTGTCTTTTCGTATTTCCTGCGGGTATTCCGCAAACCTGACCCAAATCAGCCGACGAGTGTAAACCTCCGCATGATGCATGGCATCAATCGGATCTCCATTGTTATGTTTTTGTTTGCCGTTATTGTCTATACCGTCCGCCACTGCGTCCGATGA